From a single Aspergillus puulaauensis MK2 DNA, chromosome 2, nearly complete sequence genomic region:
- a CDS encoding GMC family oxidoreductase (CAZy:AA3;~COG:E;~EggNog:ENOG410PJ63;~InterPro:IPR012132,IPR036188,IPR000172,IPR007867;~PFAM:PF05199,PF00732;~SECRETED:SignalP(1-19);~go_function: GO:0016614 - oxidoreductase activity, acting on CH-OH group of donors [Evidence IEA];~go_function: GO:0050660 - flavin adenine dinucleotide binding [Evidence IEA];~go_process: GO:0055114 - oxidation-reduction process [Evidence IEA]), with protein MMLPRLFSLLAATAGVARAVNITGYEYVVVGSGAGGGPLAARLALAGHKTLLLEAGDDQGQTYNYSIPAYSARASEDEKLAWNFFVHHYADDERQARDWKTSYETPDGDLYTGLSPPEGSKVKGTLYPRTGTLGGCTAHNALIAVYPHQSDFEYISTLTGDGSWSPDNMRKYFTKLEKNNYLLPGMEGHGYDGWFSTETAPLSLVLKDPQLLSMLTGGAFALGNLTDNIFNIGTLLAGDANADTSTRDTKSGYYQIPVSTDDAHRNGAREFIIAVRDAKNDDGSKKYPLDVRMNTHVTKVAFDESHDTPRATGVHFLDGRYLYKASPLSKTASSGVPGFASASREVIVAGGVYNSPQILKLSGIGPAKELNQFGIKVIKDLPGVGTNLQDHYEISVQGKIENDFSCLDGCTFSIRDQEDPCIDRWESPVLGDRGIYSSPGLAATMLYKSSVTADNSFDIFCFGGPVNFRGYFPDYSINATDEHNWFTWAILKAHPRNTAGTVALQSADPLDMPKITFNYFDTGVGDHDADLTALYEAIELARDAMHRQPINVTEVLPGAAITSKEDIETYVKDGAWGHHASCTCPIGADDDPTAVLDSKFRVRGVAGLRVVDASVYPKIPGTFTAVSTYMVAEKAADEILSGLASS; from the exons ATGATGCTTCCTCGCTTGTTCAGCCTTTTGGCCGCTACTGCTGGCGTCGCCAGGGCCGTAAACATCACCGGCTACGAGTATGTTGTCGTTGGctccggtgctggtggtggtcccCTGGCTGCACGCCTCGCCCTGGCTGGCCACAAGActctgctgctggaagcTGGTGACGACCAGGGTCAAACTTACAACTATAGTATCCCTGCCTACTCGGCGAGAGCctccgaggacgagaagctTGCGTGGAACTTCTTCGTTCACCACTATGCCGATGACGAGCGCCAGGCCCGCGACTGGAAGACCAGCTACGAAACTCCTGATGGCGACCTGTACACCGGACTGAGCCCCCCGGAAGGGTCTAAAGTGAAGGGAACCCTCTATCCCCGCACAG GTACCCTCGGAGGATGCACAGCCCACAACGCCCTGATTGCAGTCTACCCCCACCAGTCCGACTTTGAATACATCTCGACTTTGACTGGCGACGGCTCCTGGTCCCCCGATAACATGCGGAAATACTTTACCAAGCTGGAGAAAAACAACTACCTGCTGCCTGGGATGGAGGGCCACGGCTACGATGGCTGGTTCTCCACCGAGACCGCTCCGCTGAGCCTCGTCCTCAAGGACCCCCAGCTGCTCAGCATGCTCACTGGCGGTGCTTTTGCTCTTGGAAACCTGACCGAtaacatcttcaacatcggAACGCTGCTCGCTGGTGATGCCAATGCCGATACCTCGACTCGTGACACCAAGTCCGGTTACTATCAGATTCCCGTCTCGACCGACGATGCTCACCGAAACGGCGCTCGTGAATTCATTATTGCTGTCCGGGATGCAAAGAACGATGATGGCTCCAAGAAATACCCTCTCGACGTCCGCATGAACACCCACGTTACCAAGGTGGCCTTCGACGAGAGCCACGACACCCCCCGTGCTACTGGCGTCCACTTCCTCGACGGCAGGTACCTCTACAAGGCCAGCCCGTTGTCGAAGACCGCCTCTTCTGGAGTCCCTGGCTTtgcatctgcttctcgcGAGGTCATCGTCGCCGGCGGTGTCTACAACTCCCCCCAGATCCTCAAGCTGAGTGGCATTGGCCCGGCTAAGGAGCTGAACCAGTTCGGCATCAAGGTCATCAAGGACCTCCCCGGCGTCGGCACCAACCTCCAGGACCACTACGAGATCTCCGTCCAGGGCAAGATCGAGAACGACTTCTCCTGCCTGGACGGCTGCACCTTCAGCATCCGCGACCAGGAAGACCCCTGCATCGACCGCTGGGAATCGCCCGTCCTCGGTGACCGCGGCATCTACTCGTCCCCCGGCCTCGCCGCTACAATGCTCTACAAGAGCTCCGTCACTGCAGACAACAGCTTCGACATCTTCTGCTTCGGCGGCCCCGTCAACTTCCGCGGCTACTTCCCCGACTACAGCATCAACGCCACCGACGAGCATAACTGGTTCACCTGGGCTATCTTGAAGGCGCACCCGCGCAACACCGCCGGCACTGTGGCCCTGCAGTCCGCTGACCCCCTCGACATGCCCAAGATCACCTTCAACTACTTCGACACGGGCGTCGGCGACCACGACGCTGACCTGACGGCTCTGTACGAAGCCATCGAGCTCGCCCGGGACGCTATGCACCGCCAGCCCATCAACGTCACAGAGGTCCTCCCCGGCGCGGCCATCACGTCCAAAGAAGACATCGAAACCTACGTCAAGGACGGCGCATGGGGCCACCACGCCTCGTGTACCTGTCCTATCGGTGCTGACGATGACCCCACGGCTGTGCTGGACTCCAAGTTCCGCGTCCGTGGTGTCGCGGGTCTccgtgttgttgatgcgtcTGTTTATCCCAAGATTCCTGGGACTTTCACGGCTGTGTCGACTTATATggttgcggagaaggcggCTGATGAGATCCTCAGCGGCCTTGCTAGCTCTTGA